The following coding sequences lie in one Spartobacteria bacterium genomic window:
- a CDS encoding desulfoferrodoxin translates to MAKLKEIYKCELCGNIVEIVHGGAGSLVCCGEAMKLIGENSTDAATEKHVPVIEKIDGGYKVSVGSTLHPMDEKHYIEWIEIQFDSKVGRKYLKPGEAPVAIFNGVDAANVTARAYCNLHGLWKAAYGE, encoded by the coding sequence ATGGCTAAACTAAAAGAAATATACAAATGTGAGTTGTGCGGAAATATAGTCGAAATCGTTCACGGCGGAGCTGGATCGCTGGTTTGCTGCGGTGAAGCCATGAAGCTCATTGGCGAAAATTCCACCGATGCCGCCACAGAAAAACACGTGCCCGTCATTGAAAAAATCGACGGCGGTTACAAGGTTAGCGTTGGCAGCACATTGCATCCGATGGATGAAAAACATTACATCGAATGGATTGAAATCCAGTTCGACAGCAAAGTCGGCCGCAAATATCTCAAACCCGGCGAAGCACCAGTAGCAATATTCAACGGCGTAGATGCCGCGAATGTCACCGCTCGAGCCTATTGCAATCTGCACGGCTTATGGAAAGCCGCTTACGGAGAGTAA